One window of Chryseobacterium sp. JJR-5R genomic DNA carries:
- the sppA gene encoding signal peptide peptidase SppA, whose translation MKSFLKNVLANIVAIVLLCVVFFFFFIVMLVFSAMGNEKTAVVKKNSVLAINLKTNIIDSPTEERKGLFDISDQNKSILIYDAVEAIRKAKTDDNIKGISIEADQLSAGITQIDDLRSAIEDFKKSGKFVYAYGNAVSQSSYYLGSVADRYYLNPAGMIELKGLATEVAFFKDFADKYGIGIEVIRHGKFKSAVEPFLRNDISPENKEQLGTLLNDIWRNTSSKMAVSRKIDTAQFRTVIDSLYGMIPELGVKYRLADQLIQKTQYDDLIKSKLGVKKDEKLNKISLGKYIASYSDDEKSGDRVAVLYASGSINSGDEYNDIHSEKYIKYIKELQENDKVKAVVFRINSPGGSANASDEILFELQQLKKKKPLVVSFGDYAASGGYYIAMAADKIYSEPNTLTGSIGVFGVIPYFKDIANKNGIRADIVATNANSQYYSSLNGVSPYGVSMITRSVEGTYKRFVHFVTQNRKQTFEQIDSVGGGRVWSGTRAKQIGLVDELGTLNDAVKYAAGKAGLKSYVLSSYPKRMSPFEQIFKDLNEDEISARLIKNKIGKANYEIMQHVMEERKLQSEVKMEMPYQIKID comes from the coding sequence ATGAAAAGCTTTTTAAAAAATGTACTGGCAAATATAGTGGCTATTGTCCTATTATGTGTCGTATTTTTCTTCTTTTTCATCGTAATGCTGGTTTTCAGTGCTATGGGGAATGAAAAAACTGCGGTGGTGAAAAAGAATTCCGTACTTGCCATTAACTTGAAAACCAATATAATAGACAGCCCGACTGAAGAAAGAAAAGGATTGTTTGATATCAGCGACCAGAACAAAAGTATTTTGATTTATGATGCGGTTGAAGCCATCAGGAAAGCCAAAACAGATGATAATATCAAAGGAATAAGCATTGAAGCAGATCAGCTGAGTGCAGGGATCACCCAGATTGATGATCTCAGGAGCGCGATAGAAGATTTTAAAAAGAGCGGGAAATTTGTCTATGCCTATGGCAATGCCGTTTCTCAGTCTTCTTATTATTTAGGGTCTGTGGCAGACCGGTATTACCTGAATCCTGCGGGCATGATTGAACTTAAAGGCCTTGCCACGGAAGTTGCTTTCTTTAAAGATTTCGCAGATAAATACGGAATAGGGATTGAAGTGATCCGTCATGGTAAATTTAAATCTGCAGTGGAACCTTTCCTGCGTAACGATATTTCCCCTGAAAATAAAGAACAGCTTGGTACGCTTCTGAATGATATCTGGAGAAACACCTCATCCAAAATGGCGGTTTCCAGAAAAATTGATACGGCTCAGTTCAGAACGGTGATCGACAGCCTTTACGGGATGATTCCTGAATTGGGAGTGAAATACCGGTTGGCGGATCAGCTGATTCAGAAAACCCAGTATGACGATCTGATCAAATCAAAATTAGGAGTAAAGAAGGATGAAAAATTAAATAAGATTTCTTTAGGTAAATACATTGCTTCTTATTCGGATGATGAAAAATCCGGGGACAGGGTAGCGGTGCTTTACGCATCAGGATCTATCAACAGCGGAGATGAGTATAATGACATCCATTCGGAAAAATATATCAAATACATCAAGGAGCTTCAGGAAAATGATAAAGTGAAAGCTGTTGTTTTCAGGATCAATTCTCCGGGTGGCAGTGCCAATGCTTCAGATGAAATTCTGTTTGAACTTCAGCAGCTGAAAAAGAAAAAGCCGCTTGTTGTTTCGTTCGGGGATTATGCCGCTTCAGGAGGGTATTATATTGCCATGGCTGCAGATAAAATTTACTCTGAGCCCAATACACTTACGGGATCCATTGGTGTTTTCGGCGTTATTCCTTATTTCAAAGATATCGCCAACAAAAACGGCATACGTGCTGATATTGTGGCTACGAATGCCAATTCCCAGTATTATTCTTCATTAAACGGGGTAAGCCCTTATGGAGTAAGCATGATTACAAGAAGTGTTGAAGGTACTTATAAAAGGTTCGTGCATTTTGTTACCCAGAACAGGAAGCAGACGTTTGAGCAGATTGACAGTGTAGGAGGCGGAAGAGTGTGGAGCGGGACCAGAGCCAAGCAGATTGGTCTTGTAGACGAACTGGGAACACTGAATGATGCAGTAAAATATGCAGCAGGTAAAGCCGGACTGAAATCTTACGTCCTATCATCATACCCAAAAAGAATGTCTCCTTTTGAACAGATCTTCAAAGATCTTAATGAAGATGAAATTTCGGCAAGGCTGATTAAAAATAAAATCGGGAAAGCCAATTATGAAATCATGCAGCATGTTATGGAAGAAAGGAAACTGCAGTCTGAAGTAAAAATGGAAATGCCTTATCAGATTAAGATTGACTAA
- the ftsY gene encoding signal recognition particle-docking protein FtsY, whose amino-acid sequence MSWFKKIFKKEEKETLDKGLEKSSQGFFEKMTKAVVGKSKVDDEVLDNLEEILIASDVGASTTIKIIERIEERVARDKYVSVNELDKILREEISGLLLENPHAGTGNIDTSKKPYVIMVVGVNGVGKTTTIGKLAHQFKSEGKKVVLGAADTFRAAAVDQLVIWSQRVGVTIIKQEMGSDPASVAFDTVQSAVAQDADVVIIDTAGRLHNKVNLMNELSKIKRVMQKVIPDAPHEVLLVLDGSTGQNAFEQAKQFTAATEVNALAVTKLDGTAKGGVVIGISDQFQIPVKYIGVGEKMQDLQLFNGTEFVDSFFKKR is encoded by the coding sequence ATGAGCTGGTTTAAAAAGATTTTTAAAAAAGAAGAAAAAGAAACGTTAGATAAAGGATTGGAAAAATCCAGCCAGGGTTTCTTTGAGAAAATGACAAAAGCCGTAGTCGGCAAAAGCAAAGTAGATGATGAAGTCCTGGATAACCTTGAGGAAATCTTAATTGCCTCCGACGTGGGCGCATCTACCACCATCAAAATCATCGAAAGAATTGAGGAGCGTGTTGCCAGAGATAAATATGTCAGTGTAAATGAACTGGATAAAATCCTCCGGGAGGAAATTTCTGGGCTCCTGCTGGAAAATCCCCACGCCGGAACAGGGAACATTGATACTTCTAAAAAGCCTTATGTTATCATGGTAGTCGGCGTAAACGGTGTCGGGAAAACAACAACCATCGGTAAGCTGGCCCACCAGTTTAAATCAGAAGGCAAAAAAGTAGTTTTAGGCGCTGCCGATACCTTCAGGGCTGCAGCCGTTGATCAGCTGGTGATCTGGAGCCAGCGGGTAGGCGTTACCATAATAAAACAGGAAATGGGTTCTGACCCTGCTTCCGTGGCGTTTGATACCGTTCAGAGTGCCGTTGCCCAGGATGCTGATGTGGTGATCATTGATACTGCAGGAAGGCTCCATAATAAAGTCAATCTGATGAATGAGCTGTCCAAAATCAAAAGGGTGATGCAAAAGGTGATTCCTGATGCGCCGCACGAAGTCCTGCTGGTTCTTGACGGCTCTACAGGACAGAATGCTTTTGAGCAGGCAAAACAGTTCACAGCGGCAACGGAAGTGAATGCTTTGGCCGTGACAAAACTTGACGGTACTGCAAAAGGAGGCGTGGTGATCGGTATCTCGGATCAGTTCCAGATTCCGGTAAAATATATCGGGGTCGGAGAAAAGATGCAGGACCTGCAATTATTCAATGGTACGGAATTTGTTGACTCGTTCTTCAAGAAGAGATGA
- a CDS encoding DUF4295 domain-containing protein codes for MAKKVVATLQSGQSKKMTKVVKLVKSSKSGAYIFDEKVMNADEVDGYLKK; via the coding sequence ATGGCAAAGAAAGTAGTAGCAACCCTACAAAGCGGACAGTCAAAAAAAATGACTAAAGTTGTTAAATTGGTTAAGTCTTCTAAATCAGGAGCTTACATTTTTGACGAAAAAGTAATGAATGCAGACGAAGTAGACGGTTATTTGAAGAAATAA
- the folK gene encoding 2-amino-4-hydroxy-6-hydroxymethyldihydropteridine diphosphokinase gives MSQHKAVLLLGSNLGDQKKNVETALEKIKEGGNEILHISEFLTSEPVEFASSNIFCNIATIISTHLSPIQLLDFVKSIEIEMGRLNDSLASGGYVDRIIDIDIVTYNGLIFASERLKIPHHKHLYERAFSNKLLKDFYSNQNIKHTV, from the coding sequence ATGTCGCAGCATAAAGCAGTTTTGTTACTCGGAAGTAACCTCGGGGATCAAAAAAAAAATGTGGAGACTGCCCTGGAAAAGATCAAAGAAGGGGGAAACGAAATATTACATATAAGTGAATTTCTGACATCAGAGCCCGTAGAATTTGCCAGTTCCAATATTTTTTGTAATATTGCAACGATAATATCGACACATCTTTCGCCCATCCAACTGCTTGATTTTGTTAAGAGTATCGAAATAGAAATGGGGAGGTTAAACGATTCCCTGGCAAGCGGAGGATATGTAGATAGAATAATAGATATTGATATCGTTACCTATAATGGACTGATATTTGCATCAGAGAGGTTGAAAATACCTCACCATAAGCATCTTTATGAAAGAGCTTTTTCAAATAAACTATTAAAAGATTTTTATTCAAATCAAAACATAAAACATACTGTATGA
- a CDS encoding OmpA family protein translates to MKLSLAIVAFALAVPTAGFAQDSTAVVSNGEYPNTFSSGSANVSPFTNKSKRFNDWAISVGAGVPLIQSADLTSIKNGNGKNLFGYSAYISIDKAITHAFGINLQYDRGETRQGWFNTKDPAPTNSVAYQQVGARTQYDAISLLGDVNFSNLLRRVDNHSPYRWALHGYGGVGTIAYKAYQKDNMGQRMVTEIKPFKLGSMFAQAGAGVKYKVNRRLDIEARAMYVITGDDEFDGGGDKYSAINQREEQVSDNFFNATLGISLKLGKHESHLMWHDPLQEIYYKLDVLANKNQDIEVCKKGDLDNDGVCDDWDRQLDTPAGARVDGAGVALDTDLDGVIDLYDKCVTVPGPVENQGCPTTAPAAGGPVEEKETKLDGIEFDLNSDRILPSNTPILNNAVNYINSSTGTYTVVGATDTRASEAYNQKLSERRANNVKDYLMKNGVQSGKLNAEGRGEKDLKYPECEPATKCPEWKNRANRRVYFEAK, encoded by the coding sequence ATGAAATTAAGTTTAGCAATTGTTGCATTTGCACTGGCTGTACCTACAGCGGGCTTTGCACAAGACTCAACTGCAGTAGTTTCAAACGGGGAATATCCAAATACATTCTCTTCAGGCTCTGCTAACGTTTCTCCGTTTACCAATAAATCAAAGAGATTTAATGACTGGGCGATTTCAGTTGGAGCCGGTGTACCATTAATCCAATCTGCAGACTTAACGTCTATAAAGAACGGTAACGGTAAAAACCTTTTCGGGTATTCAGCGTATATCAGTATTGATAAAGCAATTACCCATGCTTTCGGTATTAACTTACAGTATGACAGAGGGGAAACAAGACAGGGATGGTTCAATACAAAAGATCCTGCTCCAACCAATTCCGTAGCTTATCAGCAGGTAGGTGCAAGAACCCAGTATGATGCGATCTCATTATTAGGGGATGTCAACTTTTCAAACCTATTGAGAAGAGTAGATAACCATTCTCCTTACAGATGGGCACTACACGGATACGGAGGTGTCGGTACCATTGCTTACAAGGCTTATCAGAAGGACAACATGGGACAAAGAATGGTAACGGAAATCAAGCCGTTTAAGTTAGGATCTATGTTTGCTCAGGCTGGTGCCGGAGTTAAATACAAGGTAAACAGAAGACTTGATATCGAAGCCAGAGCAATGTATGTGATTACAGGTGATGATGAATTCGATGGCGGAGGAGACAAATACAGCGCTATCAATCAACGTGAAGAGCAGGTTTCCGATAACTTCTTCAATGCGACTTTAGGTATTTCTTTAAAATTAGGAAAACACGAGTCTCACTTAATGTGGCATGACCCGCTTCAGGAAATCTATTACAAACTGGATGTACTGGCTAATAAAAACCAGGATATTGAAGTTTGTAAAAAAGGAGATCTTGATAATGACGGTGTTTGCGACGATTGGGACAGACAGCTTGACACGCCTGCAGGCGCAAGGGTTGACGGTGCCGGTGTTGCTCTTGATACCGATTTAGACGGAGTAATTGACCTTTACGATAAGTGTGTAACCGTTCCGGGTCCTGTAGAGAACCAGGGATGCCCTACCACTGCACCTGCAGCAGGTGGGCCTGTAGAGGAAAAAGAAACGAAATTAGACGGTATTGAATTTGATCTGAACTCAGACAGAATTCTTCCTTCTAACACACCTATCCTTAACAATGCGGTTAACTATATTAATTCTTCAACAGGAACTTATACTGTAGTGGGAGCTACCGATACGAGAGCTTCTGAAGCATACAACCAGAAACTGTCTGAAAGAAGAGCAAACAATGTTAAAGATTATCTGATGAAGAACGGTGTTCAGTCCGGAAAGCTGAATGCAGAGGGAAGAGGTGAAAAAGACCTTAAATATCCTGAATGCGAGCCTGCAACCAAATGTCCTGAATGGAAAAACAGAGCAAACAGAAGGGTTTACTTCGAAGCTAAATAA
- a CDS encoding GlsB/YeaQ/YmgE family stress response membrane protein — translation MGILTWIIFGLIAGAIAKMIMPGNQGGGWIITIILGIVGAFIGGAIGVYVLHWGDVDSFWNFRSWILAIGGALILLWIYGMATRRNA, via the coding sequence ATGGGAATTTTAACTTGGATCATATTTGGTCTTATCGCGGGTGCTATTGCAAAAATGATTATGCCCGGAAATCAGGGCGGCGGATGGATCATCACCATTATTCTGGGAATTGTGGGAGCTTTTATCGGAGGGGCAATAGGTGTTTATGTTCTTCACTGGGGAGATGTTGATTCTTTCTGGAATTTCAGAAGCTGGATCCTGGCCATCGGAGGTGCATTGATTCTTCTCTGGATCTACGGAATGGCAACAAGGAGGAATGCCTGA
- a CDS encoding VanZ family protein has translation MIRIVIGNIVMFIPFGFLGWIFTRFNDMKTLLFAFIPAITIVEGLKYFTRMGIFEVDDIILNTFGVYLGFLIRNFVEKMFRKLII, from the coding sequence GTGATCAGAATTGTCATTGGGAATATCGTGATGTTCATCCCTTTCGGTTTCCTGGGATGGATCTTCACCAGATTTAATGACATGAAAACCCTGCTTTTTGCTTTTATTCCAGCCATTACGATTGTTGAAGGGCTTAAGTATTTTACCAGAATGGGTATTTTTGAAGTGGATGACATCATCCTGAATACGTTTGGTGTCTACCTCGGGTTCCTGATCCGGAATTTTGTAGAGAAAATGTTTAGAAAATTAATTATTTAA
- a CDS encoding OmpA family protein — MKLGLLLLATLPIAAYAQDSIAVTSNDMYPNTFSSGSANVQPFNSKAKRFNDWSISVGGGAAFMVHSDLTSFYDKKVNWGYNSYVSLDKQITHVFGMSLIYQRGETTQKAQLEGAAGVAGGVAEANTKFNQIGLLGDVNFSNLLRRVDNHSPFRWALHGYAGFGFMNFDTSLHDNNEFRWSTSPARIPLFIKQKLEFNSLYFQFGTGVKYNVSKLIDIEARAMYIISGDDEFDGGGYAGPDDYNPASKVSKYNMISKKRSDNALTVNLGVSFKLGKHLSHLAWHDPLQEAYYRMNVLENKEADFVVCEKGDLDNDGVCDDWDRQLDTPAGARVDGAGVALDMDLDGVIDLYDKCVTVPGPVENNGCPTN; from the coding sequence ATGAAACTAGGTTTATTATTATTGGCCACACTTCCTATTGCTGCTTATGCACAGGATAGTATTGCTGTTACTTCAAATGATATGTATCCGAATACATTCTCTTCAGGTTCTGCCAATGTTCAGCCTTTCAATAGCAAGGCCAAAAGATTCAACGACTGGTCAATTTCAGTTGGAGGAGGTGCTGCTTTTATGGTGCATTCGGACCTTACATCATTTTATGATAAGAAAGTGAACTGGGGATACAACAGCTACGTAAGCTTAGACAAACAGATTACCCATGTATTTGGAATGAGCCTTATCTATCAGAGAGGAGAAACTACACAGAAAGCACAGCTTGAAGGCGCAGCCGGTGTTGCCGGTGGCGTTGCCGAAGCCAATACAAAATTCAATCAGATCGGTTTATTAGGAGATGTTAACTTCTCAAACTTGTTGAGAAGAGTAGACAACCACTCGCCTTTCAGATGGGCATTACACGGATACGCAGGTTTCGGATTCATGAATTTCGATACGTCACTGCATGATAACAACGAGTTCAGATGGAGCACTTCTCCTGCAAGAATCCCTTTATTTATTAAGCAAAAACTTGAATTTAACTCACTGTACTTTCAATTTGGTACCGGTGTGAAATATAATGTTTCGAAACTTATTGATATTGAGGCAAGAGCCATGTATATCATAAGTGGCGATGATGAATTTGACGGCGGCGGATACGCGGGTCCTGATGATTATAATCCTGCTTCAAAAGTATCCAAGTACAATATGATCAGCAAAAAAAGATCTGACAATGCACTGACAGTTAACCTAGGCGTGTCTTTCAAACTTGGCAAGCACTTATCTCACCTTGCATGGCATGATCCTTTACAGGAAGCATATTACAGAATGAATGTTCTTGAGAACAAAGAAGCTGATTTCGTAGTATGTGAAAAAGGCGATCTTGATAATGACGGTGTCTGCGATGACTGGGACAGACAGCTTGATACACCTGCAGGTGCAAGGGTAGACGGAGCCGGAGTTGCTCTGGATATGGATCTTGACGGCGTTATCGATTTATACGATAAATGTGTAACCGTTCCGGGACCTGTTGAAAACAACGGATGCCCTACCAACTAA
- the murB gene encoding UDP-N-acetylmuramate dehydrogenase produces the protein MHENFSLKPYNTFGIDAKARYFTEVHSTEELLEALNNPATQSLPLLFLGGGSNILLTRDFEGLAVQLNLKGIHEDIIGENEVLVTVKAGENWHEFVLFCLEKNYGGMENLSLIPGNVGTSPMQNIGAYGVEIKDAFVSCTVLNLENLQLETFNKEQCRFGYRDSVFKQEGKGKYVITEVSFTLTRKDHQLKTSYGAIQAELEKSGIENPTIQDISKAVINIRQSKLPDPKKTGNAGSFFKNPTIPLTQFEELQQQFADIPGYPNGDFVKVPAGWLIEQAGWKGKQTGNVATHRLQALVIINATGNATGREIFDFSAEIIDSVQKKYGIELEREVNII, from the coding sequence ATGCACGAAAATTTTTCACTTAAGCCGTATAATACATTCGGCATCGATGCGAAAGCACGCTATTTTACCGAAGTCCATTCTACAGAAGAATTACTGGAAGCGCTGAACAATCCGGCCACCCAATCCCTTCCCCTTTTGTTTTTAGGCGGAGGAAGTAATATTCTGTTAACCCGGGATTTTGAAGGGCTTGCCGTTCAGTTAAACTTAAAAGGCATCCATGAAGACATCATTGGTGAAAATGAAGTTCTGGTTACTGTAAAAGCGGGAGAAAACTGGCATGAATTCGTTTTATTCTGCCTGGAAAAAAATTACGGCGGCATGGAGAATCTTTCACTGATTCCGGGAAATGTAGGAACTTCACCGATGCAGAATATAGGGGCGTACGGAGTGGAAATCAAAGATGCTTTTGTAAGCTGTACAGTCCTGAATTTAGAAAACCTCCAGCTGGAAACCTTCAATAAAGAGCAATGCAGATTTGGCTACAGGGATTCTGTTTTCAAGCAGGAAGGAAAAGGGAAATATGTGATTACTGAGGTATCATTTACCTTAACCCGAAAAGACCATCAGCTTAAAACATCATACGGCGCAATACAGGCAGAACTGGAAAAATCAGGCATTGAAAACCCTACGATTCAGGATATTTCAAAGGCTGTAATCAACATCAGGCAGAGCAAGCTGCCTGATCCTAAAAAGACCGGGAATGCGGGGAGCTTTTTTAAAAACCCAACCATTCCGCTCACTCAGTTTGAAGAACTGCAGCAACAATTTGCAGATATCCCGGGCTACCCGAACGGAGATTTCGTAAAAGTTCCGGCCGGCTGGCTGATCGAACAGGCCGGCTGGAAAGGGAAGCAGACCGGAAATGTGGCAACCCACAGGCTGCAGGCACTGGTGATCATCAATGCCACCGGAAATGCTACCGGAAGAGAAATTTTTGATTTCTCTGCGGAAATCATTGATTCCGTACAGAAAAAATACGGAATTGAACTGGAACGGGAGGTGAATATTATTTGA
- the rpmB gene encoding 50S ribosomal protein L28, whose product MSRICQITGKRAMVGNNVSHANNKTKRRFEINLLEKKFYLPEQDKHVTLKVSAHGLRVINKIGIEEAIERATRNGLIKKN is encoded by the coding sequence ATGTCAAGAATTTGCCAAATAACAGGAAAGCGTGCAATGGTTGGTAACAACGTTTCTCACGCTAATAACAAAACGAAGCGTCGTTTTGAAATTAACTTATTAGAGAAGAAATTTTACCTTCCGGAGCAAGATAAGCACGTAACACTGAAAGTATCAGCTCATGGATTGAGAGTGATTAACAAAATTGGAATCGAAGAAGCTATTGAAAGAGCGACTAGAAACGGATTGATTAAAAAGAACTAA
- the lnt gene encoding apolipoprotein N-acyltransferase, with amino-acid sequence MKYILLALISAMLLSISWPTYGVPFFIFFALVPLLMMEHGISKFSEYSRKSWVVFGLSYLCFVIWNIVTTGWLYGSKNPDGSHSMMAVVFPVLVNSFLYSLVFQCYHWYKNAQGTYWGLAFFIAIWMSFEKFHLGWQLTWPWLNLGNVFSDYPKVIQWYDTLGATGGSFWILLVNILIFYTVRTWEAGRKRKDLIKNSAIVAALIVIPMIISAVQYNNFDEKPVGTVNILMLQPDLDPYAEKYSQDSMVIQNDLLNLAESNSKGKIDYYIAPETALPGRGSISENAFEKSIILNNLKTFLSGHPGSVFATGISSHRMYTSPENLPEEAYQLNQGLWVESFNSAVQVIPNHKVEVYHKGKLVPGVEIFPYMNYLKPVLGDAMINLGGTVASLGTDKERVAFSNPFNKGKIAPIICYESIYGEFTGDYVKKGANFLAIMTNDSWWGVTEGHKQLLSYARLRAIETRREIARAANSGISAHIDARGEIAADTFYGDKTTLFAKVNLYDQMTFYTRAGDLLSRFSIFALGFLLFYFLIKKFQNRIKKS; translated from the coding sequence ATGAAATACATATTGCTTGCGCTCATTTCGGCAATGCTGTTATCCATATCCTGGCCTACATACGGCGTTCCGTTTTTTATATTTTTCGCTCTGGTTCCGCTTTTAATGATGGAACACGGCATTTCGAAATTTTCAGAATACAGCCGGAAAAGCTGGGTGGTTTTCGGGCTGTCCTACCTGTGTTTTGTAATCTGGAATATCGTGACTACTGGCTGGCTGTACGGGTCTAAGAATCCTGACGGCAGCCATTCCATGATGGCCGTGGTATTTCCGGTTCTGGTTAATTCCTTTCTGTACTCACTGGTGTTCCAGTGTTACCACTGGTACAAGAATGCACAGGGAACCTATTGGGGCCTGGCTTTTTTCATCGCAATCTGGATGAGTTTTGAAAAATTCCATTTAGGCTGGCAGTTGACCTGGCCGTGGCTGAACCTGGGAAATGTGTTTTCCGATTATCCTAAAGTAATCCAATGGTATGATACACTGGGGGCTACCGGAGGAAGCTTCTGGATTCTCCTGGTTAATATTCTGATATTTTATACTGTAAGGACCTGGGAGGCAGGCAGAAAAAGAAAAGACCTGATTAAAAATTCCGCTATCGTAGCGGCTTTAATTGTCATTCCAATGATTATTTCGGCCGTTCAGTATAACAATTTTGATGAAAAACCTGTCGGCACGGTCAATATTCTGATGCTGCAGCCTGATCTTGATCCGTATGCTGAAAAATATTCCCAAGACAGCATGGTCATCCAGAATGATTTGCTGAACCTTGCCGAAAGCAACTCAAAAGGAAAAATAGATTATTATATTGCCCCGGAAACCGCTCTTCCCGGAAGAGGTTCCATTTCTGAAAACGCTTTTGAAAAAAGTATTATCCTGAATAACCTTAAAACATTTTTATCCGGACATCCCGGGTCTGTTTTTGCAACAGGCATATCTTCACACCGGATGTATACCAGCCCGGAAAACCTGCCGGAAGAAGCGTATCAGCTGAACCAGGGGCTCTGGGTGGAAAGCTTTAATTCCGCCGTTCAGGTGATCCCGAACCATAAAGTGGAAGTTTACCATAAAGGAAAACTGGTTCCCGGCGTGGAAATCTTCCCTTACATGAACTATTTAAAACCGGTTTTAGGGGATGCCATGATCAATCTGGGCGGAACAGTTGCTTCCCTGGGAACGGATAAAGAACGGGTTGCCTTTTCAAACCCGTTCAACAAAGGAAAAATTGCCCCGATTATCTGTTATGAAAGCATTTACGGGGAATTTACCGGTGATTATGTGAAGAAAGGGGCCAACTTTCTTGCCATCATGACCAACGACTCCTGGTGGGGTGTTACAGAAGGCCACAAGCAGCTGTTATCCTATGCCAGGTTAAGAGCTATCGAAACCAGAAGAGAAATTGCCAGGGCTGCCAACAGCGGTATTTCTGCACATATTGATGCCAGAGGTGAAATAGCGGCGGATACTTTTTACGGAGATAAAACCACTCTTTTTGCCAAAGTAAACCTTTACGATCAGATGACATTTTATACAAGAGCAGGAGATCTTCTCTCAAGATTTTCAATATTTGCTTTGGGGTTCCTGTTGTTTTATTTTCTGATCAAAAAGTTCCAGAACAGAATAAAAAAGAGCTAG
- the proC gene encoding pyrroline-5-carboxylate reductase: MKIAILGAGNMGLSFSKSFLKYELIKPENLHLITRNQSKFSKISEEFPKSKISTFDETIEFNADLIIIAVKPQDFQHVAENFQFQLKENQMVLSIMAGIKIEKIQKLLNHPLVVRAMPNSPTLLGMGITGYTAAQGISFSQLINIERLLNSTGRSVYLENEELLDGVTALSGSGPAYFYYILDAMIKAGVEMGIDENLSKLFVQQTMLGAYHLINNSDKNLEELIQDVASKGGTTEAALKTFNENNLKEIIKHGILNAEKRAKELNN, from the coding sequence ATGAAAATCGCAATTCTCGGAGCCGGAAACATGGGTTTATCTTTTTCAAAGTCATTTTTGAAATATGAATTGATAAAACCTGAAAATCTGCATTTGATCACAAGAAACCAATCTAAATTTTCAAAAATATCTGAAGAATTTCCAAAATCTAAAATTTCCACTTTCGACGAAACAATAGAATTTAATGCGGATTTAATCATTATTGCCGTAAAGCCTCAGGATTTCCAACATGTTGCCGAAAATTTTCAGTTTCAGTTAAAAGAAAATCAAATGGTATTATCGATCATGGCGGGAATTAAAATAGAGAAAATTCAAAAATTACTCAATCATCCATTGGTCGTCAGAGCCATGCCGAATTCTCCTACGCTTTTAGGGATGGGAATCACAGGGTATACCGCTGCACAAGGTATTTCTTTTAGTCAATTAATCAATATTGAACGTTTGCTGAACTCAACCGGAAGATCGGTATATTTGGAAAACGAGGAATTACTGGACGGCGTGACAGCACTTTCCGGAAGCGGACCGGCATATTTTTATTACATTCTTGATGCCATGATTAAAGCCGGTGTTGAAATGGGAATTGATGAAAATTTATCCAAGCTTTTTGTACAGCAAACCATGCTGGGAGCCTATCATCTTATTAATAATTCTGATAAAAATCTGGAAGAATTAATTCAGGACGTTGCTTCAAAAGGCGGAACAACCGAAGCTGCCCTGAAAACTTTTAACGAAAATAATTTAAAAGAAATTATAAAACATGGAATTCTTAATGCTGAAAAACGTGCAAAGGAATTAAATAATTAA
- the rpmG gene encoding 50S ribosomal protein L33: MAKKGNRVQVILECTEHKESGMPGMSRYISTKNKKNTTERLELKKYNSVLKKVTVHKEIK, from the coding sequence ATGGCAAAAAAAGGAAACAGAGTTCAAGTAATCCTTGAATGTACAGAGCATAAAGAAAGCGGTATGCCGGGAATGTCCAGATACATTTCTACAAAAAATAAAAAGAATACAACTGAAAGATTAGAATTGAAAAAATACAATTCTGTTCTTAAGAAAGTTACAGTTCATAAAGAAATCAAGTAA